The nucleotide window ATTTGCATTAAGAACTGGAGATATCGTCTCAGGGCAAGTTAGACCTCCAAATAAGGAGAGTGAAAAATATAATGCTTTATTAAAAATAGAAGCTATAAATTACTTACCCGTAAAAGAGTCTAAAAATAGACCTTTATTTGATAACTTAACTCCACTTTATTCTACATCACGATTTAATTTTGAATATGATTCACAAAAAATGACAGGAAGAATGCTTGACCTTTTTGCACCAATGGGAAAAGGACAAAGAGGACTTATTGTAGCTCCTCCAAAAACAGGTAAAACTGAACTTTTAAAAGAATTAGCACATGCAATAAGTAGAAATCATCCAGAAGTTACTTTGATGGTTCTTTTAATTGATGAAAGACCTGAAGAAGTTACTGATATGCAAAGAAGTGTAAGAGGTGAAGTTTATTCTTCAACTTTTGATTTACCTGCTCAAAATCATGTAAGAGTTGCAGAAATTGTTATTGAAAAAGCAAAAAGACTTGTTGAAATGAAAAAGGATGTTGTAATTTTACTTGATTCTATTACTCGACTTGCTCGTGCTTATAATACTGTAACACCAAGTTCTGGGAAAGTTCTTTCTGGTGGAGTTGATGCTAATGCTTTACATAAACCAAAAAGATTTTTTGGAGCTGCAAGAAATATAGAAGAGGGTGGTAGTTTAACTATTATTTCTACTGCACTTATTGAAACAGGTTCAAAAATGGATGAAGTTATTTTTGAAGAGTTTAAAGGTACAGGAAATAGTGAAGTTGTTCTTAGTAGAAATGCTGCAAATAAAAGAGTTTATCCTGCTCTTGATATTATTAAATCTGGAACAAGAAAAGAAGAACTGCTTTTAAGTCCAGATGTTTTACAAAAAACTTGGATTTTAAGAAATGCGATTTCTCAAATGGATGAAGTTGAAGCACTTAAATTTTTATATTCAAAAATGCTGAAAACAAAAAATAATGAAGAGTTTTTTAACTCAATGAATGAATAAAAAAGATTTTTCTTTTTTATTCAAAATTTCTAAATACTTTTTTATACTGCTCAACTCTAAAATCAAAAGTTGTATATTTGTCATCTTTCTCTTTTTTTTGTTTATAATGATTATTTGAACCTATGCTTTTATTGGCGCTATTGGATGGAGAAGTTAAAGATATAGTTGTAAAAGATCTATTATCAAAAGTGAATTTATTAATTTTTGGTGTATCTTTATCTATAATTTCTATTTTTATATTATTTTGTTTTAAAATTTTCCTGAAAAAATACTCTGGGCTATTTTTTGAATTTCCGCCCGTAAATATGATTTTATATATATTTTTATAATTTTTTAAATAATATAATATATCTCTCAGTACAATATCTTGCATAGTTAAATCACTTGCATCATATTTAATTCTTTTACAATTTTCTACAATATCACAAATTCCAATTTTATTTTTTATTAAAAAGTTTTTTCTTTGATTTATTGCCTCTAATGAATTATTATATATAAGATTTAGTTTAAAAATTTTATCAAGAATTTGCCAAAAAAGATTGTCTTTTGAGCCA belongs to Arcobacter defluvii and includes:
- the rho gene encoding transcription termination factor Rho, whose amino-acid sequence is MEESKEETKVKTTNSKKTRTHIPVEGYKIEQLRELPLEELINIANELDVENPQELKRQDLMFTILKSQIDAGGFILFTGILEIKEGGFGFLRAIDGNFSDTSNDSYVSATQIRKFALRTGDIVSGQVRPPNKESEKYNALLKIEAINYLPVKESKNRPLFDNLTPLYSTSRFNFEYDSQKMTGRMLDLFAPMGKGQRGLIVAPPKTGKTELLKELAHAISRNHPEVTLMVLLIDERPEEVTDMQRSVRGEVYSSTFDLPAQNHVRVAEIVIEKAKRLVEMKKDVVILLDSITRLARAYNTVTPSSGKVLSGGVDANALHKPKRFFGAARNIEEGGSLTIISTALIETGSKMDEVIFEEFKGTGNSEVVLSRNAANKRVYPALDIIKSGTRKEELLLSPDVLQKTWILRNAISQMDEVEALKFLYSKMLKTKNNEEFFNSMNE
- a CDS encoding uracil-DNA glycosylase family protein; translation: MIFHYHPYLPILNDDTKILIIGTLPPPRFCSKELKIKDVDFPYGSKDNLFWQILDKIFKLNLIYNNSLEAINQRKNFLIKNKIGICDIVENCKRIKYDASDLTMQDIVLRDILYYLKNYKNIYKIIFTGGNSKNSPEYFFRKILKQNNIKIEIIDKDTPKINKFTFDNRSFTTISLTSPSNSANKSIGSNNHYKQKKEKDDKYTTFDFRVEQYKKVFRNFE